The following are from one region of the Rhodopirellula sp. P2 genome:
- a CDS encoding ankyrin repeat domain-containing protein — MRLKMLPWKCAALFGMVSLGCLAAQADERVDNTAKEQDYRQEYGLLAKKYFHHPLDIRLCEAIEANDLTAIRSAIASGANVNASGLGGVTPLVWSRLYQRFARFELLLVLGADPNAPFTSEPDLTSFRSTLHDFPGETATCFAAKTGYDGYLELVLEHEADLRTMDDSRRSIPLQIMWARGANRMQRMNAFVEHGGEINLPSGWGDNETCAVHAISREAFTLAVMLFELGGDPNLPVRYGAGWGLPIDLAVFPISEDSLVFMGPRPITQRTHDRTLQNRRALKRLIVYLEAAGFSSEEAIQRARRRFNPNYGDLGPDELAALLDSTEMIPREEEHVTTIKDLRASNVPLQVIRWREDTSHVGERAREDEGIQRPLFPLTEAKFRQHYGLRAERFFQSPSTLELCAAIVANDPGQIREAVKNGADVNDVGFAGMTPLLFAFPFQRAERIQALLDLGADPTLRLTNYTGVPGLTMPGLSVLTEASTSSSAEIFERIVASCEGQGLHWTTHEHWSGMPMLHAIVSGLESERVAKIKRFRAGSGDLHRLNEDGCDAAMLAIFLSDCATAQHLIEAGADLKRRNQAGDHLPNVYYRYESASAVEKHNAAQLKFETRLVAPAKELKALLQRKGCQFDDQAGRIRRGEIDDDIRREADEIGRKIRDNAERLRFNWYPRQEFVEAGEIFRDDRYDLRKVFDVQMPVVPENVPGQLPSNGGLNPKAVQE; from the coding sequence ATGCGTCTTAAGATGTTGCCGTGGAAATGTGCAGCTCTCTTCGGGATGGTCTCGTTGGGGTGTTTGGCAGCGCAGGCGGACGAGAGGGTCGACAACACCGCGAAGGAACAGGATTATCGGCAGGAGTATGGGTTGCTTGCCAAAAAATATTTCCACCATCCACTCGATATTCGATTGTGCGAGGCGATCGAGGCCAATGACTTGACAGCAATCCGCTCGGCAATTGCGAGCGGCGCGAATGTCAATGCTTCTGGGCTTGGCGGGGTGACCCCTTTGGTCTGGTCCAGACTCTACCAGCGATTTGCGAGGTTTGAATTGCTGCTGGTCCTTGGTGCTGATCCAAACGCACCCTTCACCTCGGAACCAGACCTAACTAGTTTCCGCAGTACCTTGCATGATTTTCCAGGGGAAACGGCAACTTGCTTTGCTGCGAAGACTGGGTACGACGGTTACCTGGAGTTGGTGCTGGAGCATGAGGCTGACTTGCGCACCATGGATGACAGTCGGCGATCCATTCCACTGCAGATCATGTGGGCCAGGGGCGCGAACCGAATGCAACGAATGAATGCATTTGTCGAGCACGGAGGAGAGATCAACCTTCCGAGTGGTTGGGGAGACAACGAAACATGCGCCGTGCATGCGATTTCTCGCGAGGCCTTCACTCTTGCTGTGATGTTATTCGAATTGGGGGGGGATCCCAACCTTCCTGTTCGTTATGGAGCTGGATGGGGCCTGCCAATTGATTTGGCGGTCTTTCCTATCTCGGAAGACTCTCTCGTTTTTATGGGACCTCGTCCCATTACTCAACGGACTCACGACCGAACTCTTCAAAATCGGCGAGCGTTGAAACGTTTGATCGTTTACCTCGAAGCCGCAGGGTTTTCATCCGAGGAGGCAATTCAGCGAGCAAGAAGGCGGTTCAACCCAAACTACGGGGATCTCGGCCCCGATGAGCTCGCTGCATTGCTTGACTCGACGGAGATGATTCCGAGAGAGGAAGAGCACGTGACGACCATCAAGGACTTGAGAGCAAGCAACGTTCCATTGCAGGTGATTCGTTGGCGAGAAGACACGAGTCATGTTGGTGAGCGGGCGCGAGAGGACGAAGGGATTCAGCGACCGCTGTTTCCACTGACCGAAGCCAAGTTTCGTCAGCACTACGGTTTGCGCGCCGAGCGTTTCTTTCAATCACCCAGCACCTTGGAACTGTGTGCGGCGATCGTCGCCAACGACCCCGGTCAAATTCGTGAGGCAGTGAAAAACGGCGCGGATGTGAATGATGTTGGGTTTGCGGGAATGACGCCGCTGTTGTTTGCGTTCCCGTTTCAACGTGCGGAGAGAATTCAGGCTCTCTTGGACTTGGGCGCGGATCCAACGCTGAGATTGACGAACTACACCGGGGTGCCTGGATTGACGATGCCGGGCCTGAGCGTTCTGACGGAAGCCTCCACGTCCTCGTCCGCCGAAATCTTTGAGCGAATAGTGGCGTCCTGTGAGGGTCAAGGTCTGCACTGGACCACCCATGAACATTGGAGTGGGATGCCAATGTTGCATGCAATCGTTTCTGGTTTGGAGTCGGAGCGGGTCGCCAAGATCAAGCGATTCCGGGCTGGTTCAGGTGATCTGCATCGACTCAATGAGGATGGGTGCGACGCTGCGATGCTGGCGATCTTTCTGTCCGACTGTGCAACTGCCCAGCATTTGATCGAGGCTGGGGCGGATTTGAAGCGACGGAATCAAGCCGGGGATCATCTCCCAAACGTTTACTATCGCTATGAAAGCGCGTCTGCAGTTGAGAAGCACAATGCGGCCCAACTGAAATTTGAGACTCGGCTGGTTGCCCCGGCAAAGGAACTGAAAGCACTGCTCCAAAGGAAAGGATGTCAATTCGATGACCAAGCAGGGCGGATCCGGCGGGGCGAAATCGATGATGACATCAGGCGGGAGGCGGATGAGATCGGACGAAAGATCAGAGACAACGCGGAGCGACTACGTTTCAACTGGTATCCGCGTCAGGAGTTTGTTGAGGCGGGAGAAATCTTTCGTGACGATCGCTACGATTTACGGAAGGTGTTCGATGTTCAAATGCCGGTCGTGCCGGAAAACGTGCCAGGGCAACTTCCCTCAAACGGTGGCCTGAATCCAAAGGCGGTTCAGGAATGA
- a CDS encoding ankyrin repeat domain-containing protein produces MRLKMLPWKCAALFGMVSWGCLAAQADERVDNTAKEQDYRQEYGLLAKKYFHHPLDIRLCEAIEANDLTAIRSAIASGANANASGLGGVTPLIWSRLYQRFARFELLLVLGADPNAPFTSEPDLTSFRSTLHDFPGETATCFAAKTGYDGYLELVLEHEADLRTMDDSRRSIPLQIMWARGANRMQRMNAFVEHGGEINLPSGWGDNETCAVHAISREAFTLAVMLFELGGDPNLPVRYGAGWGLPIDLAVFPISEDSLVFMGPRPITQRTHDRTLQNRRALKRLIVYLEAAGFSSEEAIQRARRRFNPNYGDLGPDELAALLDSTEMIPREEEHVTTIKDLRASNVPLQVIRWREDTSHVGERAREDEGIQRPLFPLTEAKFRQHYGLRAERFFQSPSTLELCAAIVANDPGQIREAVKNGADVNDVGFAGMTPLLFAFPFQRAERIQALLDLGADPTLRLTNYTGVPGLTMPGLSVLTEASTSSSAEMFERIVASCESQGLHWTTHEHWSGMPMLHAIVSGLESERVAKIKRFQAGSGDLHRLNEDGCDAAMLAIFLSDCAAAQHLIEAGADLKRRNQAGDHLPNVYYRYESASAVEKHNAAQLKFETRLVAPAKELKALLQRKGCQFDDQAGRIRRGEIDDDIRREADEIGRKIRDNAERLRFNWYPRQEFVEAGEIFRDDRYDLRKVFDVQMPVVPENVPGQLPSNGGLNPKAVQE; encoded by the coding sequence ATGCGTCTTAAGATGTTGCCGTGGAAATGTGCAGCTCTCTTCGGGATGGTCTCGTGGGGGTGTTTGGCAGCGCAGGCGGACGAGAGGGTCGACAACACCGCGAAGGAACAGGATTATCGGCAGGAATATGGGTTGCTTGCCAAAAAATATTTCCACCATCCACTCGATATTCGATTGTGCGAGGCGATCGAGGCCAATGACTTGACAGCAATCCGCTCGGCAATTGCGAGTGGCGCGAATGCCAATGCCTCGGGGCTTGGGGGGGTGACCCCTCTGATCTGGTCCAGACTCTACCAGCGATTTGCGAGGTTTGAGTTGCTGCTGGTCCTTGGTGCTGATCCGAACGCACCCTTCACCTCGGAACCAGACCTAACTAGTTTCCGCAGTACCTTGCATGATTTTCCAGGGGAAACGGCAACTTGCTTTGCTGCGAAGACTGGGTACGACGGTTACCTGGAGTTGGTGCTGGAGCATGAAGCTGACTTGCGCACCATGGATGACAGTCGGCGATCGATTCCACTGCAGATCATGTGGGCCAGGGGCGCGAACCGAATGCAACGAATGAATGCATTTGTCGAGCACGGAGGAGAGATCAACCTTCCGAGTGGTTGGGGAGACAACGAAACATGTGCCGTGCATGCGATTTCTCGCGAGGCCTTCACTCTTGCTGTGATGTTATTCGAATTGGGGGGGGATCCCAACCTTCCTGTTCGTTATGGAGCTGGATGGGGCCTGCCGATTGATTTGGCGGTCTTTCCTATCTCGGAAGACTCTCTCGTTTTTATGGGACCTCGTCCCATTACTCAACGGACTCACGACCGAACTCTTCAAAATCGGCGAGCGTTGAAACGTTTGATCGTTTACCTCGAAGCCGCAGGGTTTTCATCCGAGGAGGCAATTCAGCGAGCAAGAAGGCGGTTCAACCCAAACTACGGGGATCTCGGCCCCGATGAGCTCGCTGCATTGCTTGACTCGACGGAGATGATTCCGAGAGAGGAAGAGCACGTGACGACCATCAAGGACTTGAGAGCAAGCAACGTTCCATTGCAGGTGATTCGTTGGCGAGAAGACACGAGTCATGTTGGTGAGCGGGCGCGAGAGGACGAAGGGATTCAGCGACCGCTGTTTCCACTGACCGAAGCCAAGTTTCGTCAGCACTACGGTTTGCGCGCCGAGCGTTTCTTTCAATCACCCAGCACCTTGGAACTGTGTGCGGCGATCGTCGCCAACGACCCCGGTCAAATTCGTGAGGCAGTGAAAAACGGCGCGGATGTGAATGATGTTGGGTTTGCGGGAATGACGCCGCTGTTGTTTGCGTTCCCGTTTCAACGTGCGGAGAGAATTCAGGCTCTCTTGGACTTGGGCGCGGATCCAACGCTGAGATTGACGAACTACACCGGCGTGCCTGGATTGACGATGCCGGGCCTGAGCGTTCTGACGGAAGCCTCCACGTCCTCGTCCGCCGAAATGTTCGAGCGAATTGTGGCGTCCTGTGAGAGTCAAGGTCTGCACTGGACCACCCATGAACATTGGAGTGGGATGCCAATGTTGCATGCAATCGTTTCTGGTTTGGAGTCGGAGCGGGTCGCCAAGATCAAGCGATTCCAGGCTGGTTCAGGCGATCTGCATCGACTCAATGAGGATGGGTGCGACGCTGCGATGCTGGCGATCTTTCTGTCCGACTGTGCAGCTGCCCAGCATTTGATCGAGGCTGGGGCGGATTTGAAGCGACGGAATCAAGCCGGGGATCATCTCCCAAACGTTTACTATCGCTATGAAAGCGCGTCTGCAGTTGAGAAGCACAATGCGGCCCAACTGAAATTTGAGACTCGGCTGGTTGCCCCGGCAAAGGAACTGAAAGCACTGCTCCAAAGGAAAGGATGTCAATTCGATGACCAAGCAGGGCGGATCCGGCGGGGCGAAATCGATGATGACATCAGGCGGGAGGCGGATGAGATCGGACGAAAGATCAGAGACAACGCGGAGCGACTACGTTTCAACTGGTATCCGCGTCAGGAGTTTGTTGAGGCGGGAGAAATCTTTCGTGACGATCGCTACGATTTACGGAAGGTGTTCGATGTTCAAATGCCGGTCGTGCCGGAAAACGTGCCAGGGC